TGTCACGACCGACGACTCCTGGCGGGCGGCCACGGGCCCGATCGTCTCCTCCAGCCTCTACGACGGTGAGGTCCACGACGCCCGGCTGGAGCGATCCGGCTGGTCCGAGCCCGGCCACGACACCACCGGCTGGAGCGGCGTACGGGTGCTGGAGCGGGATCCGGGCACGCTGGTCGCCCCCGACGGCCCGCCGGTGCGCCGCACCGAGGAGGTCACTCCGGTGGAGATCACCACCTCACCTTCGGGCAGGACGATCGTCGACTTCGGCCAGAACCTCGTCGGCCGGCTGCGCCTGACCGTCTCCGGCGAGGCGGGCCGCACCGTCACCCTGCGGCACGCCGAGATCCTGGAGGACGGCGAACTGTGCACCAGGCCGCTGCGCACCGCCGCCGCGACCGACACCTACACCCTGCGCGGCGAGGGCACCGAGGTCTTCGAACCCCGCTTCACCTTCCACGGCTTCCGCTACGCCGAGATCACCGGACAACCCGAAGGCTTCGACGCCGCAACGGCCGTCACGGCGGTGGTGATCCACTCCGACCTGACGCGCACCGGTCACTTCACCTCCTCCGACGAGCTGCTCAACCGTCTGCACGAGAACGTCGTGTGGGGCATGCGCGGCAACTTCCTCGACGTGCCCACCGACTGCCCGCAGCGCGACGAACGCCTCGGCTGGACCGGCGACATCCAGGTCTTCGCGCCGACCGCCTCCTTCCTCTACGACAGCTCAGGCTTCCTCGGCTCCTGGCTGGCGGATCTCGCCGCCGAGCAGGGGGAGAACGGCATCGTCCCCTTCGTCGTGCCGAAGGTCGTCCCGGGCGCCGACACACCCACCGCCGCATGGGGCGACGCCGCGACGGTCGTGCCCTGGGTGCTGTACGAGCGCTACGGGGACAGCGGCATCCTCGCCACGCAGTACGAGTCGATGCGCGCATGGGTGGACCACGTGACCTCGCTCGCGGGCGAGAACCGCCTGTGGGACAGCGGCTTCCAGTTCGGCGACTGGCTCGACCCGACGGCCCCCGCCGGACGCCCGGACGCCGCCGCGACCCCGGGTGAACTGGTCGCCACCGCCTACTTCTTCCGCTCCGCCGACATCGTCGCCCGCACCGCCCGGATCCTCGGCCGGACCGGGGACGCCGAGCACTACCGGACGCTCGCGGACGAGATCCGCACCGCCTTCCGGGCCGAGTACGTCACCGGCACGGGACGCATGATGTCCGACGCGCCGACCGCGTACGCCCTCGCCCTCTGCTTCGACCTGCTGCCCTCCGACACCCAGCGTGCCCACGCCGGCGACCGGCTCGCCCAGCTCGTCCGGGGCAACGGATACAAGATCGCCACCGGCTTCGTCGGCACGCCGCTCGTGTGCGACGCCCTCACCCGGACCGGTCACACCGACACCGCCTACCGCCTGCTGCTCCAGCGGGAGTGCCCGTCCTGGCTCTACCCGGTCACCATGGGCGCGACGACGATCTGGGAGCGCTGGGACAGCCTGCTCCCCGACGGCACCGTGAACCCCAGCGGTATGACGTCCTTCAACCATTACGCGCTCGGCGCCGTGGCCGACTGGTTGCACCGCACGGTCGCGGGCCTCGCCCCGGCCGAGCCCGGCTACCGACGGCTGCGCATCGCACCGCGACCCGGCGGCGGCCTCACCCACGCGGGGGCGACGCTGGCCACGCCCTACGGGGAGGCGGAGGTGTCCTGGTCCCTGGCGGACGCCGAACTCACCGTCGAAGCGCTCGTCCCACCCGGTACGACCGCCGAGGTGCTGCTCCCCGGTGACAGCGAGAACCGTGAGGTGGGCTCCGGCCGCCACAGGTGGACCGTGCCGTTCGGTGCCGACACCGCCGAGCGGGCTCCGCTGTCGGTGGACATGTCTCTGGACGAGCTGCTCGACCGCGAGGACGCCGCCCGCGTCTTCAAGGACCTGCTCATCAGCTACATCCCGGAGGCGGCCGCCTTCATCGACAGTGGCTCAGGCGCTCCGGCCGGCACCACCGTCCGGGCGATCGCCGGGATGCTGCCGGGCGGCGACAACTTCCTCACCGATCTGGAGGAGAGGTTCGCGGCGCTGGAGGCCCGCGCATAGTGCTTCGCCGACGCCGGGCCGCGGCCCGCTGCCCGAGGAGCGCGGCGCGGACCGGCCCGGTCGTGCGGGACGGAGCACGCAGGTCCGGCATGCGCGGTGTTGCTGTCCGCGGATGACCCCAGCAGGGGTGGGCAAGGAGTCGTAGCGATGCCCAGTGCCACGTATGCCCTGATGGAGGGGTGGTTCCGGGAGACCGTGCGCCGACGCGGTCCGGTCGACCTCGCAGCGGAGCGAGAGGCGGCGGCAGGCTTCGCCCAGCGGATTCCCGACCGGACAGGCTGCCGGAGTACGCGGCCTGGGAGCCCAGCCGGCCCTGGTCGCCCGGGCGGCGCGGGCGGGGGTGTACGTCGAACTGGAGGTCTGGCCGCGGATGTTCCACGCCTGGCAGGTGGCCGCCGGGTTCCTTCCGGAGGCCACTGAGGCGCTCACCCGCGGCGCCGCGTTCATCAGCTGTGTCGCCGAGGGGAAGACCGTCGACGGCGTCGCGCTCGCGGGCGGCCCCGAGAGCGGGGACGAGGTGATCAGCGGACGACTCCGGTCGGCAGAGAGAGGAGCCGGAGCCTCGGTGAGGCTCCGGCTCTCTTTCGGTTCTGCGGCGGCCCCGCTGGGCGGTCAGTTCATCGCGCAGGTGAAGTGATGGTCACCGGGCGCGGCTTCGCCGGTGGTTCCGTCGGGCAGCACGACGGTGGCCGACGCGGTGGGTGGCACGGTCAGATCCAGGTGGAAGCGTCCGCCGTCGATCCGCCAGCGCACGGCGATACGGCCCCGGACGGAGTCGAACTCGGCCTCGGCGGCGGTGAGTCCGCCGCCGGGACGTGGGCGGACGTCGAAGTGACGGTAGCCGGGGGCATCCTCGCGGGGGCTGATGCCGGCGACGTAGCGGTGCAGGAAGGAGACGACGGCGCCCTTGCTGTAGTGGTTGAGCGACGTGGTGACCGATCCGTCCGGTGCCGTGCCCTCCCAGTTCTCCCAGATCGTCGTCGCACCGCGCTTGATCATGCCGAGCCAGGACGGGGTGGAGTCCTGGAGCAGCAGGTCGTAGGCGACGTCCAGATGGCCGGTGTCGGCGAGGACGGGAAGCAGGTGCGGGGTGGCCAGGAAGCCCGTTCCGGGATGGTCGCCCGCCTCGCGGACCAGCTCGACCAGGCGCTCGGCCGTCGCCGCGCGCAGTTCCTCCGGTACGAGACCGAAGGCGAGGGCACGGACGTAGGTGGCCTGGGTGTCGCGTGCGAGGCGGCCGTCGGGACGGATGAACTCGGTGCGCCAGGCGTCCCGCACCTGCCGTGCGTAGGCGCCGTAGTGGTCGGCGTCCTGCTGTCTGCCGACGACGGCGGCGGCACGGGAGAGCAGCAGCGAGGAGTGATAGAGGTAGGCGGTGGCGACGATGCCCTGGTCCTGGGCGTAGAAGGGGACATCGTCGTCCTGCTCGGGTTCCAGCCATTCGCCCCAGTGGAAGCCCGAGTCCCACAGGAACCGCTCGTGCGGCGCGGGCTCCGGGCGGGCGGCGACCCGTTCACCGAAGCGCGCGTCACGGGCGGCGCCCGCCGCGAAATCCACCCAGCGGACCATCGACGCGTACTGCTCCGCGAGGATCTGCTCGTCCCCGTAGAGCTGGTGGATGAGCGACGGCACGATGACCGCCGCGTCGCCCCAGCCGGCGGAGCCGTTCATGTACGCGTAGGTGGGGTCGGAGTGCCGGGCGAGCCCCGGCTCCGGGGCCCAGTTCGGCACGCGGCCGTCGGGCCACTGGTCGGCGGCCAGGTCGGCCAGCCACTTCGCCGAGAACCCGGCCACGTCGTAGAGGAATGCGGCGGCCGGGGTGAAGATCTGCCAGTCGCCGGTGAAGCCGGCCCGCTCGCGAGTGGGACAGTCGGTGGGCACGTCACAGGCGTTGCCCCGGAAGCTCCACACGGCGGCCTCGTGCAGCCGGTTCAGCATGTCGTCGCTGCACCGGAACCAGCCGGTACGTCGCAGGTCACTGTGGACGACCACGGCGTGGACCGCCTCCGCGGCCAGCGGACCCGGGTGGCCCTCGACACGGACGTAGCGGAAGCCATGGGTGGTGTGGCGCGGTTCGAAGACATCCTGCGCGCGGCCCGCGGAGATCACCCGGTCGATCTGCCCCACACCGAATGTCTCGCCACTGCCGGCGTCGACCGCGTCCAGATGAGCGGTCGTCACATCACCGTCGGAGTCCAGCGACTCGCCATGGGTGAGCGTCAGCTCGGTGCCGCGCGGACCGAGATCCGACAGACGTACCCAGCCGTTGAGGTTCTGGCCGAAGTCCACGACGTGAACGCCCGGCCCGGGCATGGTGACGGCCACGGCGGGCAGCTCCTCGACCCTGCGGACCGGTGGTGCGGGGCTGGTCGTCAGCCGGTCCGGGTCGGCGTACAGCCTGCCCTCGGCGACATCTGCCGCTGCCCAGCCGCTGATGTCCAGCCCGGTCTCCGCCCAGCCTTCCAGCGCCTGTGTGAGATCGCTGGCCTGCCCGTCCATCAGATCGGCGGCGACGATCTCCGAGGGGCGGGAGAGCCAGCCCGGGCCGGTGGCGATCTCCGTCGTGGCCTCGTCGGCTTCGCAGCGAAGGACCGCCCACAAGGCCGTTCGCGTGCCGTAGCCGTCGGGGACCCGGTGGAATCCGGTGCGACCGCGGAACCAGCCGTCGGAAAGGACGGCGCCGATCACGTTGGCGCCCCGGCGCAGCAGGCCGGTGACGTCGTAGGTCTGCACATGCAGCCGGGAGCGGTAGGCGGTGAACCCGGGGGAGAGCTCGTGGTCGCCGACGCGGACACCGTTGACGTACAACTCGTACAGGCCGTGCGCGGTGGCGTGCACACGGGCCCGGACCGGAGCCGCGTCCAGGGTGAACTCGTGGCGCAGCAGGTGGGCGGGGCGCTGTCCGGCCTCCGCGGGCTCGGCCTCGGCAGGCTCGATCCAGCGGGCCGTGAGCGAGGCGTCCGGAGTGAAGGGGAGCGTCTCCCAGAAGGCAGGCTCGGACCAGTCGCTCTCCCCCCGGTCGGTCCAGACCTTGACCTGCCAGGTGACCCGCTCTCCGGGCGCGGGCTCGGGGCCGGGGTAGGGAACCAGCACGCCGCTGTCTCCCTCCAGGCGCCCGGAGTCCCAGGTGCGGGTACGGATCCGGAAGGCGGACTGCCGGGCGCTCCCGGCCGGCAGCCACCAGGACAGGCGCGGCCGGATTCGATCCGTGCCCAGGACGGCGTCGTCCAGGTGCTCGACGCGCAGATGGGTGGGCTTGGTCATGTCTGGCCTCCTGGCCGTGGTGCGGTCGTTCGTGTGAGAGGGCGTGCGCTGACGGGGCCGTGTCGCTGACGTGGTGTCCCGGCCGTCGGCGGTGGTGTCCCGGCCATCAGTGGTGGGCCCTCGCCGGGCAGCCGGAGTGATCGCGCTCAGGAATGAGCCGTGATCCAGCCCTCGATCAGCGCGAGGGCTTCCTGTCCGTCCGGTGCCGTCGGCCGGTCGAGCGAGCCGTGCGACGCGCCGGAAAGCAGGTGCTCTCCGCACGGGACGCCCGCGGCGGCCAACTGCTGTGCGAAGCGCTCGGCCGAGGGCCGCACCGTGTCGTTCTCGCAATTCACCAGGAGCGTGGGCGGATGCCCGGGCAGGGGCTCGCCCTCGCCCGGGAACGCCGCCGGATCGTCGAAGTGGTCCTTGCCCGCGTAGTGGAGGTTCTTGTCCGTCAGCCAGTCCGGCTCGAAGCAGGTGCCGTGCGTCGCCTCCCGCACGGCGGCCAGAGCCGCGGGTTCCCACGCCGGTACGGAGCCGTGCAGAGTCGCATAGGCCAGTGCCAAGGAGCGGGGCGGCGGGGCACCGTGTTCCAGCAGATACCGGGTGGCGGAGGCTGCGAGGTTCCCTCCCGCGCTGGCGCCGCCGAGGTGCAGTGCGTCCGGCGCGACGCCCAAAGCCTCCTCGCTGTGCTCAACGGCCCAGTGCCAGCCCGCCAGCACGTCGTCCCGTGGCACGGGATAGCGCACACCGTGCAGAGCCTTGCGGTAGTCGAGGGCGAGCACGGGGATGCCGCGGCCGGCGAGGGCCGACGCCACCCAGTCCGACTCGTGCATGTCGAGGCTTCCGCTGACGTACGCGCCTCCGTGCACCCAGACAAGGGCCGCCCTGGCTGGAACGTCCGGGTTCCGGTACACCCGTGCGGGCACTTCCGCCGGGCCGATCCGTAGTGGGCGATGGCTTACGGCGGCCAGTTCGGGAAAGCGCGTCCGCAGGTCGATGCCGTCGTTCCGGGACATCACGCGTTCGGCGGCGGGGCCCATGGCCTCCAGGAACGCCACCAGATCATGGAAGGGCGGCATCGGTGCCCCCTTTCCATCGGCCCGCCGGTGCATGACGGCCCGCAGCAGCGGAGCGGGCAGCCACCGCATGATGCGTCCGGCAAGCGCGAAGCGTGGGCTTCGTGAGCGATGGGAGGTGGACACATGAGCTCCTGGGTCGGCGAGTCATTCGGCGAGACATTAGGTGGGGACATCGACAGGCTGGGTGGTCTTCGGTGTCGGACTCCGGAGTCGCAGAGAGCCCTGCCGAGGGCTTCACCGGTTCGGCGAAGAAGCCGGGCTGTCTCATCTCGGTGCCCGGATGCCCGGATGCCCGGGTGCGCGACGAGCGGTGCCGCGGAGGCGTACCGACGGGACGGATTCATGCAACCCGGTTCAATGTGTTCCGTGGGCCACACCATAGCCACCAATCCCGAATGTCACTAGGTTTCTTGACTGTGACATTCCCATCCGCCGGGCATCAGCGGATTCGGCGTCCCTGACCCGACCCGCCCGACCGGCCCGACCCGCCTCGCCAAGGTCGCCCGCGGCTCGTTTGGTAGGCGATTCCTCCAAGATCATTCAACTCCGGAACACCGCCGTGTCACCGTGGCGATGTTCGCCGACACCTCCGCCGACGACCGAACCCTGCGCCGGACGACCCCACGCGGCTCCAAGTTCACCGTCGACACGGCCCCGTTCGGAGGATTCATCGCCGCGATCTGACACGCACGCGGCGCGCCGGCGTTACTTGTCGGGGGTCGCCGAAGTGGGGAAATCGCGTACGGAGGAATGGCCGGGGCCCTGGCCACCCCGGTGGCCGGGCCCGGGCCCGGGCCGATCCGCTCAACACCGGTCGCATACTCTGGTCTCCTTGTCGCCGGTAAGAAGGCGCAGGTCGCGGCGGCGTACGCTCGCCGTCCGTTCGAGGGAGGCGTTCGAGTGGCAGTTGGCGGCCGGTCGACGAAGCGACTCCAGCGGGGGACGCTTTCCCAGGGGCTCATCGTGGGGACGGCGCTGCGGATCCTCGACGAAGACGGGCCGGACGCGCTGACCTTCCAGCGACTCGGCAAGGAACTGTCCTCCTCCGCGACCGCGGTCTACCGGCACTTCGCGAGCCGCGACCACATCATGGTCGCCGTCGCGGAGGAGCTCGACAGGATCTCCCTCGAGGGGTACGAGCCGCACGAGTCGTGGACCGAGTCGCTGCGGGACCTGGCGATCCGTGCCTGGAACACCGCGCTGGGCCACCCGGCCGCCGCCGCGCTCTGCATGGGGAGAGTCACCCGGGGCGTGCACGAGCTGCGTGCCGTGGACGCCGTCCTGGAAGCGTTCCACCGCGGCGGCTGGCGCGGCCGGGAGGCCGTCCTGCACTACCAGGCGTTCTCGAACTTCATCCTCGCCATGGCGAGCAACAACGCCTGGCGGCTCGTCAACCAGCGGTTCGGCACCGAGGTGAACTGGGTGCAGGAGTACCAGCCGGCGGATCCTGCCACGTATCCCTACGCCGAGGCGGCGAAGGAACACCTGCGCAGCATCGACATGACCGACGTCTTCAGCCGGCAGACGGACATCCTCCTCGCGGCCCTCGAGGCCGAGGCGGCGACGCTTCCGCGCGACTGACGCGCGCCCTCCTCCACGCTGCACGGCCACCTTCCGGACAACGTTCCGCAGCGGCATGCACCAACATAGTTAACGCTATTGACTATGCCGTTCACTTGGCTGCATCCTCTCCACACCGAGTGCTCCACGGCTCGCTCCCACGCGGCGCCCAACGAGGGCCGCGCGCACCGCCTCCGCCCTGAACTGCTCGCGCTCCCCCCGCCCTATCCCGTGCGGCCTGCGCGGCGCCCGACATCCCTCTCAGGAGCACCCATGCGCCAGACCCGTACCCGCGCGGTCCCCGTGACCGCGGCAGTCGCCATGACGGCCGTGCTCGCCGGCTGCACCACCACGGGATCCACGTCCGGAGACCCGAGCAGCGGCGGTGCCGCGAAGGCGACGAAGATCCGGACGACGATCGACGTACCGGCCGGCTTCGACCCGGCCAAGGCCCTGTCCCTGCCGGACTACCAACTCGCCCGGAACAGTTACGACACCCTCGTGCGCAAGGACGACGGCGGGCTCGTCGGCGGGCTCGCCACCAAGTGGAAGAGCACGCCCACCTCGGCCACGTTCACCCTGCGCACCGACGCCACCTGCGCCGACGGGACACCGATCACGCCGACGGTCGTCAAGGCGTCCCTCGACCGATACGCCGACCCGAAGACGGCGGCACCCGATCTCCCCACGGTCTTCGGCCCCGGCAACAAGGTGAAAGTGAGCGCCGACGACGCGGCGCGGACAGTGAGGATCACGCTCGCCAGGCCATGGGGCGACATGACCACGGGCCTGTCGATCGCGAGCACCGGCATCGTCTGCCCGGCGGGACTCAAGGACCTCAAGGCCCTCGCCGCAGGCAAGGCCAAGGGCTCCCAGTCCGGCCCGTACCTCCTTCAGAAGTCCCAGTCCGGCGTCTCGTACGCGTACACCCTTCGCCCGGAGTACAAGGCATGGCCGGCCTGGCGCACGAAGATCCCCGGCAAGGTCGCCGCGACGATGGAGTACCTGGTCTCGGCCGACCCCACGGCGACCGGCAACCTCGTCACGAGCGGCCAGCTGGACATCGGCAAGATCGACGCCTCCGGCATCCCGCGCTTCGACGGCGTGAACGGCCAGTCCGTGAGCGTCAGCCGGTTCTCCGACTTCTACCTGCTCTTCAACGAACGACCCGGCACGGTCTTCGCGGACGTCGCCACCCGCAGGGCGGTCGCCCAGGCCGTCGACCGCGCCGCCTTCACCAAGGTCGTCTCGAAGGACACCGGTGAGCCGTCGACGATGTTCGTGCAGAAGAGCACCCCCTGCAACGACCCGGGCTCCTCCTTCCTCGTACCGACGGACAAGGCCGCCGCCGCGGACGTCCTCAAGGGCAAGAAGATCCGCCTCGTCGGCCCCCAGGTCGTCGGGCCGGCCGGTGCCGGAAACCAGTACATCCAGGAGGCGCTGCGGGCCGCGGGCGCGGACGTCACCCTCGCCAACGTCGACGTCGGGGCCTGGGTCGGGACCGTGTTCGGCAAGCCCGACGCCTGGGACCTCACGGTCTTCGCCGACCTCAACTTCCTCGGCACCCTCGCCAACCCGCTCGGCCACTTCGTGGGCCCGACCGTCCCCGAAGGCGGCGGCAACCTCGGCGCGGTGAAGAACCCCGAGCTGGACAAGGCCTTCGCCCAGGGCGCCGAGGCCACCACCGAAGAGGCCCGCTGCGCCGCCTACCAGAAGGCCGCCAAGGCCATGATCTCGCAGGTGGACGCGGTGCCGCTGGTCAACGACCCGTTCATCTACGCCCTGCGCAAGGGCTTCAGCGCAACGATGCTCGGCGGCTCGCTCGACGACCCCATCCTGCGCATCACCGGCTGACGGACGCGCCGTCCGGCCGCGGGGGAGACCCACGCGGCCGGACCCGAGCGTCCCGCAGGAGGAACCCCGCGCCGTTCCGGCGCCCTGCGCCCAGCCCTCCGCACCGAGCTCTCCGCACCGAGCCCCCAGCACCGTTCCGACAGGAGCCCCCTGGTGATCGACCCTTTCAGCACCGCCCAGCAGATCGCCGACCTCGTGCGCACGAAAGAGGTCAGCCCGGTGGAGGTGGCCGAGACCTACCTCGACCGCATCGAGCGGATCAATCCCGCCGTCAACGCCGTCGTCTGGCTCGACGCCGACGCCGTGCGCGCGGCGGCCGTCCGGGCCGAGCAGGCGGTACTGCGCGGCGATCCGCTCGGCCCGCTGCACGGTGTCCCCGTCCCCATCAAGGACCTCAACTCCGTCGCCGGACAGCCCAACACGATGTCCTCACTGGCGATCCGGGACACCCCGCGGACCGTCACGGACCCCGACGTCCAGCTTCTCCTCGACGCCGGCGCGATCCCCCTCGGCCGGACGAACTCACCGGAGTTCGGCGCCCTGACCGTCTCCGAGAACGCCCGGCACGGCAAGACACGCAACCCGTGGAACCCGGCGCACACCTCCGGCGGGTCGAGCGGCGGCGCGTCGGCGGCCGTCGCGGCCGGGCTCGCCCCGGTGGCACACGCCTCCGACGGCGGCGGATCGATCCGGGTCCCGGCGTCCGTCACCGGCCTCGTGGGCCTCAAGCCGAGCCGGGGACGCGTACCCGCGCTCGTCAGGGGCTGGGAACACTCGACGACCGAGGGCGCGATCACCCGCACCGTGCGCGACGCGGCCCTGATGCTCGACGTCATGGGCCGTGCCGACCGGCTCGCCTGGTACAGCGCGCCCGACCCGCGTCGCCCGTACATCGAGGAGGTCGGTGCCGATCCCGGGCGGCTGCGGATCGGCCTGCTCCTCGACGCGCCGACCGGGCTGCCGGTCGACGAGGAGTGCCGCAAGGCGGCGTTGACCGCCGCGCAGGCACTGCGCGACCTGGGGCACGACGTCGTCGAGGCCCGTCCGAGGATGTTCTCGTACGACGCCATCATGGGCTTCACCTGGACCATCATCAGCGCCTCCACCTACGCCATCGAGGTCGACGATCCCGACGCGGTGGACCCCTACATCCGGCGCCGCCGCGAGACCGCCCTCGAGGTCACCGCGGGCGACTACGCGCGGACGGCGGCGCGTCTGCAGGCCGAGTCACGCGATGTGGTCGCCCAGTGGGGCAGGGACTTCGACGTCCTCCTCACCCCGACCACGGCGGTCGTGGCGCCGCCGGTCGGCCCCGTGTACGACGAGGCGAACTCCGACCCGGACGGCCCGCGGGCCACCGAGACCCGGATGGTCTCGTTCACCGCGTTCGTCAACATCGCCGGGCTGCCCGCCGTCTCGCTGCCCGTCCACACGACCGCGGACGGACTGCCGGTCGGCGCGCAACTCGTCGGCGCGCCCTACGACGAGGCGACGCTGCTGCGTCTGTCCGCCCAGCTCGAACCGCTGTTCCGCTGGCACGAGCGGCACCCGGACGACGCGGCACTCGCGGGGGCGCTGTGAGCGCCGGGTCCGCGGTCCCGACCGGGCCGCTGTCCGCCGCCCCTGTCCGGCGCGCTCCCCGACTGCGGCTGAGCGGAGGCTGGGCCGGGTTCGCCGTCCGCCGGGCGGGCGGGCTGCTGATGTCCATGCTGCTGCTCGTCCTCGTGACGTTCCTCATCGTGCCCCTGCTGCCCGGGGATCCGGCCCGCGCGATCGCCGGCACCAACTCGTCCCCGGCCACGCTCGCGGCGATACGCGAACGACTGGGCCTCGACGAGCCGCTGGCCACGCGGTTCGTCCACTACCTCGGCGACATCGCGTCCGGACGGCTCGGCACCTCGTTCCGGTTCGACACCCCGGTCGCGGACATCGTCGCGACCCGGTTGCCGTACACCGTCCAGCTCGTCATCCCGGCCGTCCTGCTCTCCCTGGTCATCGCCGTCCCGCTGGGCATGACCGTCGGTGTCCTCACCCGTGACGGACGCCGCCGCCGGCTCGGCGTCCTGTTCGGCACGGTCGCCGGGTTCCTCGCGTCGGCACCGGTCTACGTCGTCGCGACCCTCCTCATCGTCCTGTTC
The sequence above is drawn from the Streptomyces griseiscabiei genome and encodes:
- a CDS encoding glycoside hydrolase family 78 protein, yielding MTDVRFEHVRDAPGIGTDRPRLSWTTLTDAENWFQTAYEIELSTADGSTTAELRSADSVLVPWPFEPLAARARAGVRVRVTDSDGQVSAWSEQAVIEVGLLSAEDWSADFVTPDRDEDAQTDQPSPLLRHEFELRGPIRSARLYATALGVYEAEINGRRVGDQMLAPGWTAYDKRLRYQTYDVTARLRPGRNALGVTLGDGWFRGRIGFDGKTRAVYGDRLAFLAQLEVEYTDGTTDRVTTDDSWRAATGPIVSSSLYDGEVHDARLERSGWSEPGHDTTGWSGVRVLERDPGTLVAPDGPPVRRTEEVTPVEITTSPSGRTIVDFGQNLVGRLRLTVSGEAGRTVTLRHAEILEDGELCTRPLRTAAATDTYTLRGEGTEVFEPRFTFHGFRYAEITGQPEGFDAATAVTAVVIHSDLTRTGHFTSSDELLNRLHENVVWGMRGNFLDVPTDCPQRDERLGWTGDIQVFAPTASFLYDSSGFLGSWLADLAAEQGENGIVPFVVPKVVPGADTPTAAWGDAATVVPWVLYERYGDSGILATQYESMRAWVDHVTSLAGENRLWDSGFQFGDWLDPTAPAGRPDAAATPGELVATAYFFRSADIVARTARILGRTGDAEHYRTLADEIRTAFRAEYVTGTGRMMSDAPTAYALALCFDLLPSDTQRAHAGDRLAQLVRGNGYKIATGFVGTPLVCDALTRTGHTDTAYRLLLQRECPSWLYPVTMGATTIWERWDSLLPDGTVNPSGMTSFNHYALGAVADWLHRTVAGLAPAEPGYRRLRIAPRPGGGLTHAGATLATPYGEAEVSWSLADAELTVEALVPPGTTAEVLLPGDSENREVGSGRHRWTVPFGADTAERAPLSVDMSLDELLDREDAARVFKDLLISYIPEAAAFIDSGSGAPAGTTVRAIAGMLPGGDNFLTDLEERFAALEARA
- a CDS encoding family 78 glycoside hydrolase catalytic domain, whose translation is MTKPTHLRVEHLDDAVLGTDRIRPRLSWWLPAGSARQSAFRIRTRTWDSGRLEGDSGVLVPYPGPEPAPGERVTWQVKVWTDRGESDWSEPAFWETLPFTPDASLTARWIEPAEAEPAEAGQRPAHLLRHEFTLDAAPVRARVHATAHGLYELYVNGVRVGDHELSPGFTAYRSRLHVQTYDVTGLLRRGANVIGAVLSDGWFRGRTGFHRVPDGYGTRTALWAVLRCEADEATTEIATGPGWLSRPSEIVAADLMDGQASDLTQALEGWAETGLDISGWAAADVAEGRLYADPDRLTTSPAPPVRRVEELPAVAVTMPGPGVHVVDFGQNLNGWVRLSDLGPRGTELTLTHGESLDSDGDVTTAHLDAVDAGSGETFGVGQIDRVISAGRAQDVFEPRHTTHGFRYVRVEGHPGPLAAEAVHAVVVHSDLRRTGWFRCSDDMLNRLHEAAVWSFRGNACDVPTDCPTRERAGFTGDWQIFTPAAAFLYDVAGFSAKWLADLAADQWPDGRVPNWAPEPGLARHSDPTYAYMNGSAGWGDAAVIVPSLIHQLYGDEQILAEQYASMVRWVDFAAGAARDARFGERVAARPEPAPHERFLWDSGFHWGEWLEPEQDDDVPFYAQDQGIVATAYLYHSSLLLSRAAAVVGRQQDADHYGAYARQVRDAWRTEFIRPDGRLARDTQATYVRALAFGLVPEELRAATAERLVELVREAGDHPGTGFLATPHLLPVLADTGHLDVAYDLLLQDSTPSWLGMIKRGATTIWENWEGTAPDGSVTTSLNHYSKGAVVSFLHRYVAGISPREDAPGYRHFDVRPRPGGGLTAAEAEFDSVRGRIAVRWRIDGGRFHLDLTVPPTASATVVLPDGTTGEAAPGDHHFTCAMN
- a CDS encoding alpha/beta hydrolase; the protein is MSTSHRSRSPRFALAGRIMRWLPAPLLRAVMHRRADGKGAPMPPFHDLVAFLEAMGPAAERVMSRNDGIDLRTRFPELAAVSHRPLRIGPAEVPARVYRNPDVPARAALVWVHGGAYVSGSLDMHESDWVASALAGRGIPVLALDYRKALHGVRYPVPRDDVLAGWHWAVEHSEEALGVAPDALHLGGASAGGNLAASATRYLLEHGAPPPRSLALAYATLHGSVPAWEPAALAAVREATHGTCFEPDWLTDKNLHYAGKDHFDDPAAFPGEGEPLPGHPPTLLVNCENDTVRPSAERFAQQLAAAGVPCGEHLLSGASHGSLDRPTAPDGQEALALIEGWITAHS
- a CDS encoding TetR/AcrR family transcriptional regulator, translated to MGTALRILDEDGPDALTFQRLGKELSSSATAVYRHFASRDHIMVAVAEELDRISLEGYEPHESWTESLRDLAIRAWNTALGHPAAAALCMGRVTRGVHELRAVDAVLEAFHRGGWRGREAVLHYQAFSNFILAMASNNAWRLVNQRFGTEVNWVQEYQPADPATYPYAEAAKEHLRSIDMTDVFSRQTDILLAALEAEAATLPRD
- a CDS encoding ABC transporter substrate-binding protein, translating into MRQTRTRAVPVTAAVAMTAVLAGCTTTGSTSGDPSSGGAAKATKIRTTIDVPAGFDPAKALSLPDYQLARNSYDTLVRKDDGGLVGGLATKWKSTPTSATFTLRTDATCADGTPITPTVVKASLDRYADPKTAAPDLPTVFGPGNKVKVSADDAARTVRITLARPWGDMTTGLSIASTGIVCPAGLKDLKALAAGKAKGSQSGPYLLQKSQSGVSYAYTLRPEYKAWPAWRTKIPGKVAATMEYLVSADPTATGNLVTSGQLDIGKIDASGIPRFDGVNGQSVSVSRFSDFYLLFNERPGTVFADVATRRAVAQAVDRAAFTKVVSKDTGEPSTMFVQKSTPCNDPGSSFLVPTDKAAAADVLKGKKIRLVGPQVVGPAGAGNQYIQEALRAAGADVTLANVDVGAWVGTVFGKPDAWDLTVFADLNFLGTLANPLGHFVGPTVPEGGGNLGAVKNPELDKAFAQGAEATTEEARCAAYQKAAKAMISQVDAVPLVNDPFIYALRKGFSATMLGGSLDDPILRITG
- a CDS encoding amidase, encoding MIDPFSTAQQIADLVRTKEVSPVEVAETYLDRIERINPAVNAVVWLDADAVRAAAVRAEQAVLRGDPLGPLHGVPVPIKDLNSVAGQPNTMSSLAIRDTPRTVTDPDVQLLLDAGAIPLGRTNSPEFGALTVSENARHGKTRNPWNPAHTSGGSSGGASAAVAAGLAPVAHASDGGGSIRVPASVTGLVGLKPSRGRVPALVRGWEHSTTEGAITRTVRDAALMLDVMGRADRLAWYSAPDPRRPYIEEVGADPGRLRIGLLLDAPTGLPVDEECRKAALTAAQALRDLGHDVVEARPRMFSYDAIMGFTWTIISASTYAIEVDDPDAVDPYIRRRRETALEVTAGDYARTAARLQAESRDVVAQWGRDFDVLLTPTTAVVAPPVGPVYDEANSDPDGPRATETRMVSFTAFVNIAGLPAVSLPVHTTADGLPVGAQLVGAPYDEATLLRLSAQLEPLFRWHERHPDDAALAGAL